In a genomic window of Seriola aureovittata isolate HTS-2021-v1 ecotype China chromosome 11, ASM2101889v1, whole genome shotgun sequence:
- the itgbl1 gene encoding integrin beta-like protein 1: MHTEVLVQSMLVPLFLILLSAVEDTLLQSVRQVGGVCKLHTESSLRRCRTPDGKICSGRGKCDCGICICAASDPGKFYGPRCECHDWVCAAHNGKICNDRGYCDCGMCECDEGWFGDACQFQEECNLPSKKSKELCKNPQGVVCSNRGTCQCGSCMCDNKDNRGLVTGRFCECDDNECLDEDTGEVCGGHGQCYCGNCYCAAGWHGDKCEFQCDISPWESKRRCTSPDGKICSNRGTCVCGECNCYDVDPSGDWGDIHGDTCECDERNCHATYDRYTDDFCSGHGQCNCGRCDCKEGWAGKKCEHPLSCSLSLESSLKKCRGTSNLPCFGRGQCQCGQCTCHPPGDSRVHGKNCECDDRQCEDIGGEVCGGHGYCSCGRCICEEGWFGKLCQFPRSCDMSDAQSKELCETSDGVMCSGKGSCHCGQCICSPQDWWVSGEYCECDDRECDKHDGLICTGNGLCNCGNCECWDGWTGNACEIWVGAEY, from the exons ATGCACACTGAGGTTTTGGTACAGTCCATGTTAGTGCCGTTGTTTCTGATTCTGCTCTCTGCCGTGGAGGACACTTTGTTACAATCGGTGAG acagGTGGGTGGTGTGTGTAAACTACACACAGAGTCATCCCTGCGCCGCTGCCGGACACCTGATGGCAAGATCTGCAGTGGGAGGGGCAAATGTGACTGTGGCATCTGCATCTGCGCGGCCTCTGATCCTGGGAAGTTCTATGGGCCTCGCTGCGAATGCCACGACTGGGTCTGCGCGGCACATAACGGGAAAATTTGCAATG ACCGTGGATACTGTGACTGTGGGATGTGTGAGTGCGATGAGGGCTGGTTCGGAGATGCCTGCCAGTTCCAGGAAGAGTGTAACCTACCCAGCAAGAAGAGCAAAGAGCTCTGCAAGAATCCACAGGGGGTGGTTTGCTCCAACAGAG GCACCTGCCAATGTGGAAGCTGCATGTGTGACAATAAGGACAACAGGGGTCTGGTGACAGGACGTTTCTGTGAGTGTGACGACAACGAGTGTCTGGATGAGGACACTGGAGAGGTGTGTGGAG GCCACGGCCAGTGTTACTGTGGAAACTGTTACTGTGCTGCTGGTTGGCATGGAGACAAATGTGAATTCCAGTGTGATATCAGCCCATGGGAAAGCAAGCGGAGATGCACATCTCCAGATGGCAAAATCTGCAGCAACAGAG gtacctgtgtgtgtggggagtgTAACTGTTATGATGTAGATCCCTCCGGCGACTGGGGAGATATTCATGGGGACACCTGCGAGTGCGATGAGAGGAACTGCCACGCAACCTACGACCGATACACCGATGACTTCTGCTCAG GTCATGGCCAGTGCAACTGTGGCAGATGTGACTGCAAGGAGGGATGGGCAGGGAAGAAGTGTGAGCATCCTCTGTCCTGCTCGCTGTCTCTGGAGAGCAGTCTGAAGAAGTGTCGAGGAACGTCCAATTTGCCCTGCTTCGGACGAG gtCAGTGCCAGTGTGGACAGTGTACTTGCCACCCACCTGGGGACAGTCGTGTTCATGGCAAAAACTGTGAGTGTGACGACCGTCAGTGCGAGGACATCGGTGGAGAGGTCTGTGGAG GTCACGGTTACTGTTCATGTGGACGGTGCATCTGCGAGGAGGGCTGGTTCGGGAAGCTGTGCCAGTTCCCCAGGTCCTGTGACATGAGCGATGCCCAGAGCAAGGAGCTTTGTGAGACTTCAGACGGCGTCATGTGCAGTGGAAAag GTTCCTGTCACTGTGGCCAGTGTATCTGTTCTCCCCAAGACTGGTGGGTGTCCGGAGAGTACTGCGAGTGTGACGACCGAGAGTGTGACAAACATGACGGCCTCATCTGCACAG GGAATGGCTTGTGCAATTGCGGCAACTGTGAGTGCTGGGACGGCTGGACAGGGAACGCTTGCGAAATCTGGGTGGGAGCAGAGTACTGA